The following are from one region of the Juglans regia cultivar Chandler chromosome 10, Walnut 2.0, whole genome shotgun sequence genome:
- the LOC108996637 gene encoding arp2/3 complex-activating protein rickA-like, whose translation MFAKVFFVVVFSMLLIMISTTDAARILDELTTSPFKHHEIYRPVVSTRRLVLSPTPTIDRLVPGGPNPMEPPPTPTLMTIDRLVPGGPNPMEPPPTPMTIDRLVPGGPNPMEPPPTPTLMTIDRLVPGGPNPMEPPPTPTLMTIDRLVPGGPNPMEPPPTPIGTIN comes from the coding sequence ATGTTTGCAAAGGTTTTCTTTGTGGTGGTATTCTCAATGCTGCTCATCATGATCAGCACTACCGATGCAGCTCGAATCTTGGATGAGCTTACAACGTCGCCCTTTAAGCACCACGAGATTTATCGGCCTGTCGTGAGTACCCGCCGTTTAGTTCTATCACCAACACCAACGATCGACCGTTTAGTTCCAGGTGGACCCAATCCTATGGAACCACCACCGACACCTACGCTCATGACGATCGACCGTTTAGTTCCAGGTGGACCCAATCCTATGGAACCACCACCGACACCTATGACGATCGACCGTTTAGTTCCAGGTGGACCCAATCCTATGGAACCACCACCGACACCTACGCTCATGACGATCGACCGTTTAGTTCCAGGTGGACCCAATCCTATGGAACCACCACCGACACCTACGCTCATGACGATCGACCGTTTAGTTCCAGGTGGACCCAATCCTATGGAACCACCACCGACACCAATAGGAACAATAAATTAG